In Ectothiorhodosinus mongolicus, one DNA window encodes the following:
- a CDS encoding efflux RND transporter permease subunit has translation MRFTDVFIRKPVLALVVSLFILLLGLRAGLDLNIRQFPEIQNAKVTVSTVYTGADASLIQGFITTPLEREIASAEGIDYIVSTSVSGVSTIEAFLRMDYDPNQALTQIAAQVNKVRGDLPGEAEDPVVQLAVGETVAAMYLSFYSEVLNNNQITDYLVRVVEPRIATIPGVQRAEIFGSRTFAMRLWLDPDRMAARGVTGNDVRRALLQNNVLAPVGVTRGQAVTVELTASTDLSTVAEFERLVVRSDNGNLVRMGDIADVELGSENYNSSVSFNGLTATFIGVEISPDANALDVIAEVRDTWESDIARAFPEGLIGEIVYDSTLYIESALREVLITIIIALLIVVGVIYAFLGSMRSVIIPVIAIPLSLIGTLFLMFLLGFSINLLTLLAMVLAIGIVVDDAIIMVENVHRHIEEGMAPFDAALRGARELAWPIVAMSTSLVAVFLPIGFVGGITGTLFAEFAFTLAASVILSGVIALTLSPMLCSRLLKPSGGEAGKGRLEGWLDARFDGLHQRYERRLHSLMDDRHVVLLFGLIVLISCYFLFVSSSTELEPKEDLGFVFAISEADATATLDQVERNTALLNRFLDDIPEMDNVFIINGFGGLTNLAISGYVLAPWEQRSRGTHEILEQDMQPALDLIPGLSTFALVPPSLPSAGGGAPVEFVIRSTDVPENMQEIAQEMIGRAMASGRFIFIDGDLKIDRPRTEIVIDREKAALMGVDMQTLSGDLAALFAGAPVNRFSMEDRSYRVVPQLQRVDRLNAEQLKDLYTRNAQGELVPLDTLISLEHSVQPQQLKRFQQLNAVTLSAVPRPGVTLGDALAELDKIAADVLPPGYSVDYAGQSRQLVMEGQQLVMTFFFALIVIYLVLAAQFESFRDSLIMLVTVPMSIAGALIFVSLGFTSLNIYTQVGLVTLIGLIAKHGILIVEFANKLQEEGLAKREAIEKAAGIRLRPILMTTAATVLAMVPLLIATGAGAGARFAMGLVIAAGMTIGTLFTLFVVPAVYLYLAKDRQAETALPDSEPAGASSS, from the coding sequence ATGCGCTTTACCGATGTTTTTATTCGTAAGCCCGTGCTGGCCTTGGTGGTCAGTCTGTTTATTTTGTTGTTGGGGCTGCGTGCTGGGCTGGATTTGAATATCCGCCAATTTCCGGAAATCCAGAATGCCAAGGTGACGGTGTCTACGGTATACACCGGGGCGGATGCCAGCCTCATCCAGGGCTTTATTACCACGCCGCTGGAGCGTGAGATCGCTTCAGCAGAGGGCATTGATTACATCGTCTCCACCAGTGTCTCAGGGGTCAGCACCATCGAGGCCTTTTTGCGCATGGATTACGATCCCAATCAGGCACTCACACAAATCGCTGCACAAGTGAACAAGGTGCGTGGTGACCTACCCGGTGAAGCGGAAGACCCGGTGGTGCAGCTGGCCGTGGGTGAGACCGTGGCGGCGATGTATCTGAGTTTTTACTCGGAAGTTCTGAACAATAATCAAATCACCGATTATCTGGTGCGCGTGGTGGAACCGCGGATTGCCACGATCCCGGGTGTGCAGCGCGCTGAGATCTTTGGCAGCCGCACATTTGCCATGCGCCTGTGGTTGGATCCCGACCGTATGGCGGCCCGCGGCGTGACCGGTAATGATGTGCGCCGTGCCCTGTTGCAAAACAATGTTTTGGCTCCCGTGGGCGTCACTCGCGGCCAGGCTGTGACGGTTGAGCTCACCGCTAGCACGGACTTATCCACCGTGGCGGAGTTTGAACGGTTGGTGGTTCGCTCAGACAACGGCAACCTGGTGCGCATGGGGGATATTGCCGATGTGGAGCTGGGCTCAGAGAATTACAACAGCTCAGTGAGCTTTAATGGCCTGACGGCGACATTTATTGGGGTTGAGATCTCACCCGATGCCAACGCCTTAGATGTGATCGCCGAGGTTCGTGATACTTGGGAAAGTGATATCGCGCGCGCCTTTCCGGAGGGCTTGATTGGCGAGATCGTCTATGACTCAACGCTTTATATCGAGAGCGCCCTGCGCGAGGTATTGATCACCATCATCATTGCGCTGCTGATTGTGGTGGGTGTGATTTATGCCTTCTTGGGTTCTATGCGCAGCGTGATTATCCCGGTGATTGCCATTCCGCTGTCTTTGATCGGCACTTTGTTTTTGATGTTTTTGTTGGGCTTCTCTATCAACCTGTTGACCCTGCTGGCCATGGTTTTGGCCATCGGCATCGTCGTCGATGACGCCATTATCATGGTGGAAAATGTGCACCGACACATCGAGGAGGGCATGGCCCCATTCGATGCAGCGCTCAGGGGCGCGCGCGAGTTGGCATGGCCGATTGTGGCGATGTCCACCAGTTTGGTAGCGGTGTTTTTGCCGATTGGCTTTGTCGGTGGTATCACGGGCACTCTGTTCGCGGAATTTGCCTTTACTCTGGCGGCATCGGTGATTCTCTCTGGCGTCATTGCTTTGACGCTCTCGCCTATGTTGTGCTCGCGTTTACTCAAGCCCAGTGGCGGCGAAGCCGGCAAGGGTCGTTTGGAGGGCTGGCTGGATGCACGATTTGATGGCCTGCATCAGCGCTATGAGCGCCGTTTGCATAGCCTCATGGATGACCGGCATGTGGTGTTGTTGTTTGGGCTGATTGTGTTGATATCTTGTTACTTCTTGTTTGTCAGCAGCTCCACCGAGCTCGAGCCCAAGGAAGACTTGGGCTTTGTGTTCGCCATCTCAGAGGCGGACGCTACAGCGACTTTGGATCAGGTGGAGCGCAACACAGCGCTTCTGAATCGTTTCCTGGACGATATCCCTGAGATGGATAATGTGTTTATTATCAACGGGTTTGGTGGTCTGACCAATTTGGCTATTTCGGGTTACGTGTTGGCGCCATGGGAGCAGCGCTCGCGTGGTACGCATGAGATTTTGGAGCAGGACATGCAGCCCGCTCTGGACCTGATTCCGGGTTTGAGCACGTTTGCCTTAGTGCCACCGTCCTTACCCAGCGCTGGTGGCGGTGCCCCAGTGGAATTTGTGATCCGCTCCACAGATGTGCCGGAGAATATGCAGGAGATTGCGCAAGAGATGATCGGCCGTGCCATGGCCAGTGGGCGTTTCATTTTTATTGACGGGGACTTAAAGATTGACCGGCCGCGCACCGAGATTGTGATCGACCGCGAGAAAGCGGCGCTGATGGGCGTGGACATGCAAACCCTATCCGGTGATTTAGCGGCTTTGTTTGCCGGCGCGCCAGTGAATCGGTTTTCAATGGAGGACCGATCCTATAGGGTCGTACCCCAATTGCAGCGCGTCGATCGTCTCAACGCTGAACAGCTCAAGGATCTTTATACCCGCAATGCGCAAGGCGAGTTGGTCCCTCTGGATACATTGATTTCGCTAGAGCACAGCGTGCAGCCGCAACAGCTGAAGCGCTTTCAACAGTTGAATGCGGTGACCTTATCGGCGGTGCCTCGGCCTGGGGTGACCTTGGGCGATGCTTTAGCGGAGCTCGATAAGATCGCCGCCGATGTACTGCCGCCGGGCTACAGTGTCGATTACGCCGGGCAGTCCAGACAGCTGGTCATGGAAGGTCAGCAATTGGTGATGACCTTTTTCTTCGCGCTGATTGTGATTTATTTGGTGTTGGCGGCTCAGTTTGAGTCGTTCCGCGATTCCCTGATTATGTTGGTAACCGTGCCGATGTCGATTGCCGGTGCGTTGATTTTTGTGAGCTTGGGCTTTACCAGCTTGAATATTTACACCCAGGTGGGGCTGGTGACGCTGATTGGCCTGATCGCTAAACACGGCATTTTGATTGTGGAGTTTGCCAATAAGCTGCAGGAAGAGGGCCTAGCTAAGCGTGAAGCCATCGAAAAAGCCGCGGGGATCCGTCTGCGACCGATTTTGATGACTACTGCAGCAACGGTATTAGCAATGGTGCCTTTGTTAATCGCCACAGGTGCAGGCGCTGGAGCGCGCTTTGCCATGGGTTTGGTGATTGCCGCGGGGATGACCATCGGCACGTTGTTCACCCTTTTTGTGGTGCCGGCGGTGTATCTCTATTTGGCCAAAGATCGCCAGGCAGAGACCGCCTTACCCGATTCTGAGCCGGCTGGCGCCTCCAGTTCCTAG
- a CDS encoding efflux RND transporter periplasmic adaptor subunit → MPLRLSNRRMIIMLAGVLIVFGGIFGFKAWLNAFLTDLFDNLPPPIAAVTVSEVRTMAWQPQLEAVGDLAAVQGTMLTLEVGGVVDEILFASGSRVAAGDVLLRLDTRTEQALLERLEATSELAALELARAERLAEQNNISVADLQRRQTEARQARAAVQEQQARINQKVLRAPFAGELGIRQVNQGQFVNAGEPIVSLQTRDQLHVNFSVAERHARHVYSGQHFVLHTATREEPLDGELIAIEPSVAAGSRTLALQGLVDNADGLLRSGMFGRVSLDMGEVADVLVLPQSAVRFQPYGELVYTIREDEEGAVRAYQRLVRTGERRGDLVIILEGLEAGERVATSGLLKLRNEGVVEIIDDPAVNPPEELMPTPIDS, encoded by the coding sequence ATGCCATTGCGACTATCCAATCGCCGCATGATCATCATGCTCGCTGGGGTCCTCATTGTTTTTGGGGGCATCTTCGGTTTTAAAGCTTGGCTGAACGCTTTTCTCACTGATTTGTTCGACAATTTGCCGCCACCGATCGCAGCGGTGACGGTGAGTGAGGTGAGAACCATGGCTTGGCAACCACAGCTAGAGGCCGTGGGGGATTTGGCCGCTGTGCAAGGCACGATGCTGACTTTAGAGGTCGGCGGAGTGGTTGATGAGATCCTATTTGCCAGTGGCAGTCGCGTGGCCGCAGGAGATGTGCTGCTGCGCTTAGATACGCGTACCGAACAGGCTTTATTGGAGCGTCTTGAGGCCACCAGTGAACTGGCGGCACTGGAATTGGCGCGTGCCGAGCGGTTGGCTGAACAGAATAATATTTCGGTGGCGGACCTGCAGCGCCGGCAAACCGAGGCCCGGCAGGCGCGCGCAGCGGTGCAAGAGCAGCAAGCGCGAATCAATCAAAAGGTGTTGCGTGCGCCCTTTGCCGGTGAGCTAGGGATTCGGCAAGTCAACCAGGGGCAGTTTGTGAACGCCGGCGAACCCATTGTTAGCCTGCAGACGCGCGATCAGCTGCATGTGAATTTCTCGGTGGCTGAACGGCATGCCCGGCATGTGTACTCGGGCCAGCATTTTGTTTTGCACACTGCGACTCGTGAGGAACCGCTGGATGGCGAGCTCATCGCTATTGAGCCTAGCGTAGCCGCCGGAAGCAGAACTTTGGCCTTGCAGGGACTGGTGGATAACGCCGATGGTTTGTTGCGTTCGGGCATGTTTGGGCGGGTGTCTTTAGATATGGGTGAAGTGGCTGATGTCTTGGTGTTGCCGCAGTCAGCTGTGCGATTTCAGCCTTATGGCGAGTTGGTCTACACCATTCGTGAGGATGAGGAGGGAGCCGTGCGTGCCTATCAGCGCTTGGTGCGCACCGGTGAGCGGCGTGGGGATTTGGTGATTATTCTTGAGGGCTTGGAAGCCGGCGAGCGCGTTGCCACCAGCGGACTATTGAAGCTGCGCAATGAAGGCGTGGTTGAGATTATTGATGATCCCGCGGTGAACCCGCCGGAAGAACTCATGCCCACCCCGATCGATAGCTAG
- a CDS encoding quinone oxidoreductase family protein, with amino-acid sequence MSFAIQIHETGGPEVMRWEPMSVVDPEPGQVRLRQTAVGLNYIDVYFRTGLYPLPQMPGVLGMEAAGVVEALGAEVQDLSVGDRVAYAATPPGAYAQERNMPAEQLVKLPDDISDETAAAMMLRGMTAHYLIRRIHAVKPGDTVLIHAAAGGVGLIVCQWAKHLGATVIGTVGSAEKAALAAAHGCDHPIHYQEEDFVARVRELTGGKGVDVVYDSVGDATFMGSLDCLRSRGMMVSFGNASGAVKPFAPGLLAQKGGLFLTRPSLFHYISTREELEWAARDLFEVVQQGVVKIEIGQRYALKDVAKAHADLEARRTTGSTVLIP; translated from the coding sequence ATGAGTTTTGCGATTCAAATCCATGAAACCGGTGGCCCCGAGGTGATGCGCTGGGAGCCCATGAGTGTGGTTGATCCTGAGCCAGGACAGGTACGTCTGCGACAAACCGCGGTGGGCTTGAATTACATTGATGTGTATTTCCGGACGGGGCTTTATCCTCTGCCGCAAATGCCTGGCGTACTCGGCATGGAAGCGGCCGGTGTGGTTGAAGCCCTCGGCGCTGAGGTGCAGGACTTATCAGTAGGGGATCGGGTCGCCTACGCCGCGACACCGCCGGGCGCTTATGCTCAAGAGCGCAATATGCCTGCTGAACAGTTGGTGAAACTGCCTGACGACATCAGTGATGAAACGGCTGCAGCCATGATGCTTAGGGGCATGACAGCGCATTATCTGATTCGCCGCATTCATGCCGTGAAACCCGGCGATACTGTGTTGATTCACGCGGCAGCCGGCGGTGTCGGCCTGATCGTGTGTCAGTGGGCCAAGCATTTGGGCGCTACCGTGATCGGTACCGTGGGGAGTGCTGAGAAGGCGGCTTTGGCGGCCGCTCATGGTTGTGATCACCCGATTCATTATCAAGAAGAAGATTTTGTGGCGCGCGTGCGCGAGCTCACCGGCGGTAAAGGTGTGGATGTGGTTTATGACTCGGTAGGTGATGCCACTTTCATGGGTTCGCTGGATTGCTTGCGTTCACGCGGCATGATGGTGAGCTTTGGCAATGCATCAGGCGCGGTGAAGCCGTTTGCACCGGGGCTTTTGGCGCAAAAAGGCGGGCTGTTTTTGACCCGACCCTCGCTGTTTCATTACATCTCTACGCGTGAGGAGTTGGAATGGGCGGCGCGGGATTTATTTGAAGTCGTGCAGCAGGGCGTGGTGAAGATCGAAATCGGCCAGCGCTATGCGTTAAAAGATGTGGCTAAAGCTCATGCCGATTTGGAGGCGCGACGCACCACGGGCTCGACCGTACTGATCCCTTAG
- the cydD gene encoding thiol reductant ABC exporter subunit CydD, with product MLQSAVFAGAVGGWLVIAQAGLIAWILTQILLHSAPASALLGAFVSLAAVMLLRVTLGWVREVLGQRAALGIQGRLRQELFAHLGALGPVRLADYHSGSLSAALVEQIEALGGYYQRYLPQVKLALLIPVGILLAAAWLHWLSALILLLIAPLIPLALALFGMGAARISRRQQATVARLGGHFLDRLQGLVTLRLLNAQGAAARAVYAAADGYRQSSMKVLRVAFLSSAALELVSAAGIALVAILIGFTLMGWIDWAWAPEISLFAGLFVLLMTPEFFAPLRQWAQSYHDRANAIGAAQNLIPLLHREAPKAAPVHTRNFSAAKRESQTGAEVQLDDVSVHYGRGQPALHEVSLSIKPGEKIALVGPSGSGKSTLLHVLAGFIQADSGSVHINGADPDPINQIAWVGQRPHAFSGTLADNIRLGNPDADTGSLEHAATQAGVMKFARALPAGLDTPLGERGHGLSGGQAQRLALARAVLKKAPLWLLDEPTAGLDPDTEAQVLDALEQSVRAGATVLIASHHPRVMAFADRVIHLSDGRVSAPEAALP from the coding sequence TTGCTGCAATCGGCCGTTTTTGCTGGCGCGGTGGGTGGCTGGTTGGTGATCGCTCAGGCGGGGTTGATTGCCTGGATTCTGACGCAGATCTTGCTCCATAGCGCGCCTGCGTCAGCGCTATTGGGGGCTTTTGTTAGCTTGGCCGCGGTCATGCTGCTGCGTGTGACCCTTGGCTGGGTACGAGAGGTACTGGGACAACGCGCGGCACTGGGCATCCAGGGTCGTCTGCGGCAAGAGTTATTCGCGCACTTAGGGGCCTTGGGACCCGTACGACTGGCGGACTATCACAGCGGCAGTCTATCAGCAGCGCTGGTGGAACAAATCGAGGCCTTGGGCGGCTACTACCAACGCTATTTGCCGCAGGTGAAACTGGCTTTACTGATTCCTGTGGGCATTTTATTGGCGGCGGCTTGGCTGCATTGGCTGAGTGCACTGATTTTATTGCTCATCGCGCCTCTGATTCCGCTGGCTTTGGCGCTGTTTGGCATGGGTGCAGCGCGCATTAGCCGACGCCAGCAAGCCACCGTGGCGCGCTTGGGCGGTCACTTTCTCGATCGCCTGCAGGGTCTGGTCACGCTGCGCTTGCTCAATGCCCAAGGCGCCGCCGCCCGGGCCGTGTACGCCGCAGCTGATGGCTATCGGCAATCCAGCATGAAAGTGCTGCGCGTCGCCTTTTTGTCCTCAGCAGCCCTTGAACTGGTGAGTGCCGCGGGCATCGCCTTAGTGGCCATTCTTATTGGGTTTACACTCATGGGCTGGATTGACTGGGCATGGGCGCCAGAGATAAGCCTATTTGCAGGCCTGTTTGTGTTACTCATGACACCGGAATTTTTCGCGCCCCTGCGTCAATGGGCACAGTCTTATCATGATCGCGCCAACGCCATTGGGGCGGCGCAAAACCTCATACCCCTGTTGCATCGAGAGGCTCCGAAGGCCGCTCCTGTCCATACAAGAAACTTTTCGGCTGCCAAGCGTGAGTCGCAAACCGGTGCCGAAGTGCAATTGGACGATGTCTCGGTGCATTACGGCCGCGGCCAGCCCGCTTTGCATGAGGTCAGCCTCAGCATAAAGCCCGGCGAAAAAATCGCTCTAGTCGGCCCTTCAGGATCCGGAAAATCCACGCTATTGCATGTCTTAGCGGGATTCATCCAAGCCGATAGCGGTAGCGTGCACATCAATGGTGCCGACCCAGATCCTATTAATCAGATCGCCTGGGTGGGTCAGCGACCCCATGCCTTTAGCGGCACGTTGGCGGACAATATTCGCTTGGGCAACCCGGATGCCGATACCGGCAGTCTCGAGCATGCAGCCACCCAAGCGGGCGTCATGAAATTCGCCCGCGCGCTACCGGCTGGCTTGGACACGCCACTGGGTGAGCGTGGTCATGGTCTTTCTGGCGGCCAAGCCCAGCGTCTGGCTCTGGCAAGGGCCGTGCTGAAAAAAGCGCCTTTATGGCTACTGGATGAACCCACCGCAGGCCTAGATCCCGATACCGAGGCGCAGGTCTTGGACGCCTTAGAGCAATCGGTGCGAGCCGGCGCTACGGTCTTAATCGCCAGTCATCATCCGCGCGTGATGGCCTTTGCCGATCGCGTTATCCACTTAAGTGATGGCCGCGTCAGCGCGCCCGAGGCGGCATTGCCATGA
- a CDS encoding error-prone DNA polymerase, with amino-acid sequence MLPAYAELQCVTNFTFLRGASHPEELVQRAAELGYAALAITDVCSVAAVVRAHQAAKEYGLKLLIGTQIQLTDLPGGQLMLLARNTSGYSHLCQLISIGRSQAEKGQYCLSLDNLPKDTDDLIAIWAVDSQTLNTHTPNLLKPLQEKFPKRLWLGGGLFCSATDGQLIQDLENLSAHSGLPITAVGDVHMHVRARRALQDVLTAIRLGTTVAQAGHALFPNGERHLRPLEVLAQHYPSHWLANSLSVADACQFSLDSLCYHYPLDDVPEHEDENTTLKRLVDQGAQAYWPDGLPDKVSQLLAHELSVIAELGYAPYFLTVYDIVRFARERGILCQGRGSAANSAVCYCLGITAVDPAKSDMLFERFISKERNEPPDIDVDFEHERREEVIQYIYNRYGRDRAALAATVITYRRRSAIRDVGKALGLALDRLDALASNMARWDAGLAEERLREVGLDPQDPSIVRLMQLVKDIYGFPRHLSQHVGGFVISREPLHTLVPLENAAMPGRTIIQWDKDDLDALGLLKIDVLALGMLTAIRRSFGLIAEHTGQQLSLDSIPSEDPQVYQMISAADTVGVFQIESRAQMSMLPRLKPRTFYDLVIQVAIVRPGPIQGDMVHPYLRRSQGLEPVQYPHADVEAVLKRTLGVPLFQEQVIKLAVVAAGFSAGEADGLRRAIAAWRRKGQLHVFRERLLQGMTARGYPQAYAEQIYHQILGFGEYGFPESHAASFALLAYISAWLKHHHPAAFAAALINSQPMGFYAPAQLIQDVRRHGVEVLPVDVCHSQWHCTLEGPTAKPSLRLGLCLIQHLGQGAAQRLLEARQQQTFSHCEDLIRRSKLDRRQVEALAAADALQSLSGHRHAARWDALATEAPLPLLDGIPIEEPKAALRAPNEAENLLADYASLGLTLGRHPLALIREQQPQCPTQTARQLANLGNRRRVRYAGLVTTRQHPASAKGTVFLTLEDETGPVNVIVWAHLVERFRLPLLQSQLLEVQGELQQQDGVMHLIAQRLDNRNAWLGALHTRSRDFC; translated from the coding sequence GGGCTACGCTGCTTTGGCCATCACCGATGTGTGTTCGGTGGCCGCCGTGGTACGCGCCCACCAAGCCGCCAAAGAATACGGCCTGAAGCTGCTTATCGGCACACAAATCCAACTGACAGATCTACCCGGTGGCCAGCTGATGCTGCTGGCACGCAATACAAGCGGTTACAGCCATTTGTGCCAATTGATCAGTATCGGCCGCAGCCAAGCCGAAAAAGGCCAGTATTGCCTCAGCCTGGATAACCTCCCCAAAGATACCGATGATCTCATCGCGATTTGGGCCGTCGACTCCCAGACCCTGAATACACATACACCAAACCTACTCAAACCACTGCAAGAAAAATTCCCAAAGCGCCTTTGGCTGGGCGGCGGATTGTTTTGCAGCGCCACCGATGGCCAACTCATCCAGGATTTAGAAAATCTATCCGCCCACAGCGGCCTGCCAATTACCGCCGTAGGCGATGTCCACATGCATGTACGCGCCCGCCGCGCGCTGCAGGATGTACTCACCGCCATTCGCCTCGGCACCACCGTCGCCCAAGCCGGTCACGCCCTATTCCCCAACGGCGAACGCCATCTGCGCCCGCTTGAAGTATTAGCCCAGCACTATCCATCCCACTGGCTGGCTAATAGCCTTTCCGTGGCCGATGCCTGCCAATTCAGCCTAGACAGCCTGTGTTATCACTATCCACTGGATGATGTGCCCGAACACGAAGACGAAAACACCACCCTCAAACGCTTAGTCGACCAAGGCGCCCAAGCGTACTGGCCCGATGGTCTGCCCGATAAGGTCAGCCAGCTACTCGCCCATGAACTGAGCGTCATCGCCGAACTCGGCTATGCCCCCTACTTTCTCACCGTCTATGACATCGTGCGCTTTGCCCGTGAGCGCGGCATTTTGTGTCAGGGCCGAGGCTCTGCAGCAAACTCCGCCGTGTGTTACTGCCTGGGGATTACTGCGGTAGACCCCGCCAAATCCGATATGCTGTTCGAGCGTTTCATCTCCAAGGAACGCAATGAGCCGCCCGATATTGATGTGGATTTTGAGCATGAGCGGCGTGAAGAGGTGATCCAGTACATCTATAACCGCTATGGGCGAGACCGCGCAGCTCTGGCGGCCACAGTCATCACCTACCGTCGCCGCAGTGCCATTCGCGATGTCGGCAAAGCCTTAGGCCTTGCCCTCGATCGCCTGGATGCCTTGGCCAGCAATATGGCCCGCTGGGATGCGGGCTTGGCTGAGGAGCGCCTGCGTGAAGTCGGTCTGGACCCACAAGACCCTAGCATTGTGCGGCTCATGCAATTGGTCAAAGACATTTACGGCTTCCCACGCCACCTCTCGCAGCATGTGGGTGGTTTTGTCATCTCCCGCGAACCGCTACATACCCTAGTGCCTTTAGAAAATGCGGCCATGCCCGGGCGTACCATTATTCAATGGGACAAAGACGATCTAGACGCGCTGGGCCTATTGAAAATCGACGTCCTGGCACTGGGCATGCTCACCGCCATTCGTCGCAGCTTCGGCCTCATCGCCGAGCACACCGGCCAACAGTTAAGCCTAGACAGCATCCCCAGCGAAGACCCACAGGTCTATCAAATGATCAGTGCCGCCGATACCGTCGGCGTCTTTCAAATCGAATCACGCGCGCAAATGAGCATGTTGCCGCGCCTCAAACCGCGCACCTTTTACGATCTGGTGATCCAAGTGGCCATCGTGCGCCCGGGGCCCATTCAAGGCGATATGGTGCATCCCTACCTGCGCCGCAGCCAGGGTCTAGAACCGGTGCAATACCCACATGCTGATGTTGAGGCTGTACTCAAACGCACCCTAGGCGTGCCGCTGTTCCAAGAACAGGTCATTAAACTGGCCGTAGTGGCCGCCGGCTTTAGCGCCGGTGAGGCCGATGGTCTGCGGCGCGCTATCGCGGCTTGGCGGCGCAAAGGGCAATTACACGTCTTTCGTGAGCGCCTACTGCAAGGCATGACCGCCCGAGGCTACCCGCAAGCCTATGCCGAGCAGATTTACCATCAGATTTTAGGCTTTGGTGAATATGGCTTCCCCGAATCCCATGCCGCCAGTTTTGCTTTGCTGGCCTATATCTCCGCTTGGTTGAAACACCATCATCCCGCCGCTTTTGCCGCCGCCTTGATTAATAGCCAACCCATGGGGTTTTATGCACCCGCACAGTTGATTCAAGACGTCCGCCGTCATGGCGTGGAAGTCCTACCGGTAGATGTGTGTCATAGCCAATGGCATTGCACCCTAGAAGGCCCCACCGCAAAACCGAGTCTGCGTTTGGGTTTATGTCTGATTCAGCACCTGGGACAAGGCGCCGCACAGCGCTTACTAGAAGCACGCCAGCAACAAACTTTTAGCCATTGTGAGGATCTGATCCGTCGCAGCAAACTCGACCGCCGGCAAGTAGAAGCCTTAGCCGCTGCCGATGCCTTGCAATCCCTCAGCGGGCATCGCCATGCCGCGCGCTGGGATGCACTGGCCACCGAAGCGCCCCTGCCCCTGCTGGATGGGATACCCATTGAGGAACCCAAAGCTGCCTTACGCGCCCCCAATGAAGCCGAGAATCTATTAGCCGACTACGCCAGCTTAGGCTTAACCTTGGGACGCCACCCACTGGCTTTGATTCGTGAACAACAACCGCAATGCCCGACCCAAACTGCGCGCCAACTGGCGAATTTGGGCAATCGTCGCCGCGTGCGCTATGCCGGCTTAGTCACCACCCGTCAGCATCCGGCTTCGGCCAAAGGCACGGTTTTTCTCACTCTAGAAGATGAGACTGGACCGGTGAATGTTATTGTTTGGGCGCATTTGGTCGAGCGCTTTCGCCTGCCGCTATTACAATCCCAGCTGCTGGAGGTGCAAGGTGAGCTGCAACAGCAAGATGGCGTCATGCATCTCATCGCCCAACGACTGGATAATCGCAATGCCTGGTTGGGCGCTCTACACACCCGCTCACGGGATTTTTGTTAA